A genome region from Perca fluviatilis chromosome 20, GENO_Pfluv_1.0, whole genome shotgun sequence includes the following:
- the LOC120548986 gene encoding BTB/POZ domain-containing protein 6-B-like, with the protein MPTADCRLLHHGRIMRCLTYLLLLPETLKKSKKVGKLPGRLPVCYEILTLSLTSKKKKQQQKEEEEKMAAELYPAANTNNPNLSNGTTVADTEKTKEVHVSQASSAATTPTTQQNINNNNVDPPSWQCSHPTLRERNALMFNNELMADVHFIVGPLGESQKVPAHKYVLAVGSSVFCAMFYGDLAEEESEIHIPDVEPAAFLILLKYMYSDEIDLEADTVLATLYAAKKYIVPALAKACVIFLETSLEAKNACVLLSQSRLFEEPELTQRCWEVIDAQAELALCSEGFCEIDLQTLEIILRRETLNIKEVVVFDAVMNWATAECKRQGLGPTTRNKRNVLGKALFLVRIPSMSLEEFADGAAQCDILTLEETHNVFLWYTAAKKPDLEFPLTARQGLVPQRCHRFQSSAYRSNQWRYRGRCDSIQFAVDKRIFIAGLGLYGSSGSKAEYSVKIELKRQGVILAQNLTKFVSDGSSSTFPVRFEHPVQVEQDAFYTVSAVLDGNELSYFGQEGMTEVQCGKVTFQFQCSSDSTNGTGVQGGQIPELVFYA; encoded by the exons ATGCCAACGGCAGACTGCAGGTTGCTCCATCATGGCCGGATCATGAGGTGTTTGACTTATCTACTCCTACTTCCAGAAACCCTGAAAAAGTCTAAGAAGGTCGGCAAGCTCCCGGGCAGGCTGCCGGTATGTTATGAGATCCTGACTCTGTCCCTGACGagtaagaagaagaagcagcagcagaaggaggaggaggagaagatggCTGCGGAGTTGTACCCCGCCGCTAACACCAACAACCCAAACCTGTCCAACGGCACGACGGTAGCGGACACCGAGAAGACCAAGGAGGTACACGTGAGCCAGGCCAGCAGCGCGGCGACCACCCCGACCACCCAGCagaacatcaacaacaacaacgtcgACCCGCCGAGCTGGCAGTGCAGCCACCCCACACTGAGAGAGAG GAATGCCTTGATGTTTAACAATGAGCTGATGGCTGATGTCCACTTCATTGTTGGCCCCTTGGGGGAATCTCAGAAGGTTCCAGCACACAAG TATGTGCTGGCTGTGGGAAGCTCCGTCTTCTGTGCCATGTTTTATGGCGATCTGGCGGAGGAGGAGTCAGAGATCCATATTCCAGATGTGGAACCTGCTGCTTTTCTAATTCTGCTGAA GTACATGTACAGCGATGAGATCGACCTGGAGGCAGACACGGTGCTGGCCACCCTGTATGCCGCCAAGAAGTACATTGTTCCTGCACTGGCCAAGGCCTGCGTCATCTTCCTGGAAACGAGCCTGGAGGCCAAGAACGCCTGTGTGCTGCTCTCCCAGAGCCGCCTGTTCGAGGAGCCTGAGCTGACGCAGCGCTGCTGGGAGGTGATCGACGCTCAGGCCGAGCTGGCGCTGTGCTCAGAGGGCTTCTGTGAGATCGACCTGCAGACTCTGGAGATCATCCTGCGACGGGAGACGCTCAACATCAAGGAGGTGGTGGTGTTTGATGCTGTTATGAACTGGGCCACAGCGGAGTGCAAGAGACAGGGTCTGGGGCCCACCACCCGCAACAAAAGAAATGTGCTTGGCAAGGCGCTGTTCTTAGTGCGCATCCCATCCATGAGCCTGGAGGAGTTTGCTGACGGGGCGGCGCAATGTGATATCCTGACACTGGAGGAGACTCACAATGTGTTCCTGTGGTACACTGCGGCTAAAAAGCCTGATCTGGAATTCCCTCTGACTGCACGGCAGGGTTTGGTGCCTCAGAGGTGCCACCGCTTTCAGTCCTCAGCCTACCGGAGCAACCAGTGGCGCTACCGCGGCCGGTGCGACAGCATTCAGTTCGCGGTGGACAAGAGGATCTTTATCGCCGGTCTGGGGCTGTACGGGTCAAGCGGCAGCAAAGCAGAGTACAGCGTCAAAATCGAACTGAAGAGACAAGGGGTGATCCTGGCGCAGAACCTGACAAAGTTTGTGTCGGATGGGTCGAGCAGTACGTTTCCGGTGCGGTTCGAGCATCCTGTTCAGGTGGAGCAGGACGCGTTCTACACAGTGAGCGCCGTGCTGGACGGGAACGAACTGAGCTATTTTGGCCAGGAGGGCATGACGGAGGTGCAGTGTGGGAAGGTGACATTTCAATTCCAGTGCTCCTCCGACAGCACCAACGGGACCGGAGTACAGGGAGGACAGATCCCCGAGCTTGTGTTCTATGCATAA